One window of the Lodderomyces elongisporus chromosome 6, complete sequence genome contains the following:
- a CDS encoding uncharacterized protein (BUSCO:EOG09264DYD), with protein MSSGSNSTSAPSKDTKISSNSTLATTSSSNQSGSNDFVKKLFLMLQEDNYKDIVRWTAQGDNFHKVKISNEEKQTYPYGDDAWEFKHPNFKINDRESLENIRRKGPATKKSAIAATGAAAGAASSIDNGSKIAGQGHKKSHSLTDINLDETRNSAEEAKKISQTIAQITQLNHTVNQLKDQIEHLKESNQHTVQENLVLQKKYKTLVDHIVTINSFNERYYRSMTTLANVLLQSGIKVPPLDFPPPNSIGGSNISGIGIGIGVGGGGNSGGGPVFPHEQSPSSQNNPFPNSMPATSLPSISQHLSSQSPRIPPHLQSPLVQPPFLQPPGINNNHNNNNNSHHGHHHNHHNNNINNNNNQAFHPSQQQLPPPPPPSHMVPSPHAPAQQALFGANRALSIPSGRPPPNYNAAVTSPISGLANLSRSSSIAQPNSGFIPAKTTNQALDQNRDGISPRQDGDAVYKGLNGARHSASQPQNHPPSSSSTNPAASATTNASAPNEFVQASPANKPLSPLTSTSSSPNNNILPQISTTSIPNPKFHVLLVEDDNVCIQLCRKFLVKYGCQVTVVTDGLNAISTVEHTKYDLVLMDIVMPNLDGATATSVIRSFDTKTPIIAMTGNIEDNDLVTYLQNGMSDILAKPFTKDDLYSILSKHLLKEEQQAPAPAQAQAQAHPHPQTSEDGSVIKKQRIE; from the exons ATGTCACTGGGATCTAATTCAACCTCAGCTCCACTGAAGGACACAAAGATATCGTCAAACTCAACACTTGCCACGACTTCAAGCTCGAATCAGAGTGGGTCCAATGATTTCGTTAAGAAATTGTTTCTCATGCTACAAGAGGACAATTACAAAGATATAGTACGATGGACGGCACAAGGGGATA ATTTCCATAAAGTTAAGATCAGCAACGAGGAGAAACAGACGTACCCTTATGGCGACGATGCATGGGAGTTTAAGCATCCCAACTTTAAGATTAATGATCGTGAATCTTTAGAGAATATCAGGAGAAAAGGACCAGCAACGAAAAAGAGTGCAATAGCTGCCACAGGAGCAGCAGCAGGAGCTGCGTCATCAATAGATAATGGTAGTAAAATAGCAGGTCAAGGTCACAAAAAGAGCCATAGTCTAACAGATATCAACCTTGATGAAACAAGAAACCTGGCCGAggaagcaaagaaaatttcACAAACCATTGCGCAAATCACACAATTGAATCATACTGTTAACCAGCTCAAAGATCAAATCGAGCACTTGAAAGAAAGCAACCAACATACTGTGCAAGAAAATTTGGTATTGCAGAAGAAGTACAAGACTTTGGTGGACCATATTGTAACCATCAACTCTTTTAACGAGAGGTATTATCGATCAATGACTACCTTGGCGAATGTGCTATTACAATCAGGAATCAAGGTACCGCCATTGGATTTTCCACCACCAAACAGTATCGGTGGCAGCAATATTAGCggtattggtattggtattggagttggtggtggtggtaatagtggtggtggtcctGTTTTCCCACACGAGCAATCACCTTCAAGCCAAAATAACCCATTTCCAAACTCTATGCCGGCAACATCTTTGCCCAGCATATCACAGCACTTGCTGCTGCAGTCTCCTCGAATACCGCCACATCTCCAATCACCATTAGTGCAACCACCATTTTTACAACCACCCGGAATCAATAATAAtcacaataataataacaacagcCACCACggccaccaccacaaccaccacaacaataacattaataataacaataaccaAGCGTTTCACCcactgcaacaacagcttCCGCCACCTCCACCACCTCTGCACATGGTCCCTTCCCCTCACGCTCCAGCTCAACAAGCACTCTTTGGCGCCAACCGGGCCTTGTCTATTCCTAGTGGACGCCCACCGCCAAATTACAATGCAGCTGTTACCAGCCCAATAAGTGGTCTTGCAAACTTGTCTCGTCTGCTGTCTATTGCTCAACCAAATTCAGGGTTTATACCTGCAAAAACTACAAACCAAGCACTTGATCAGAATCGTGACGGAATAAGTCCGCGTCAAGATGGCGATGCAGTTTATAAGGGGTTGAATGGTGCAAGGCACCTGGCTAGTCAACCGCAAAATCACCCaccttcttcgtcttcaaCCAATCCAGCAGCATCTGCAACGACTAATGCAAGTGCACCAAACGAGTTTGTTCAAGCTTCACCTGCAAACAAGCCCTTATCGCCATTGACGAGCACATCTTCGTCACCAAACAATAATATATTGCCGCAAATCAGTACAACTTCCATACCAAACCCCAAATTCCACGTACTTTTGGTGGAGGACGACAATGTTTGTATACAATTGTGTCGCAAGTTCTTGGTGAAATACGGGTGCCAGGTTACCGTCGTAACGGATGGTTTGAATGCGATTTCCACGGTTGAACATACAAAGTATGATCTTGTCTTGATGGATATAGTGATGCCTAATCTAGATGGCGCTACTGCCACCAGCGTGATTAGGTCATTTGATACAAAAACACCTATTATTGCAATGACAGGAAACATCGAAGATAATGACTTGGTGACGTATTTGCAAAATGGTATGAGCGATATTCTTGCTAAGCCATTCACAAAGGACGATTTATATTCGATATTGTCAAAGCATTTACTAAAGGAAGAGCAAcaagcaccagcaccagcacagGCACAGGCACAAGCACATCCACATCCACAAACGAGTGAGGACGGTTCTGTTATTAAGAAACAGCGAATAGAGTAg
- the ROT2 gene encoding glucosidase II (CAZy:GH31; BUSCO:EOG09260B3X) — protein sequence MRSLKLQLVALFLLIGLGSAVKEHLFKTCAQAGFCHRNRYYAEQVSNNQNFVSPYSVKQDSVYLDEIDKVIHGEIIKRIPEPRSGQGQGQRHGKSVSLPFEISFVEDSFRFKMDEKIDSRQPQSEVVNSKRYNETSKWAFTDSINVGVPSLELTKDSAVIGFAQQQVVLQFQPFKLSFYFNGEEQLVFNEQQFLNFEHWRSQDDNENNLLPEETAYDMFSDSFGDSRADSLPFGPESIAADFTLKGFSNLYGIPEHADSLLLKDTINAEPYRLYNVDIFEYEVDSRLPMYGSIPLLFGVKKDVALGIFWINSADSFIDISRKGKNKESTSSSSFDSTNSSVHWMSENGVLDFIIIMESKAADLNRVYGKITGNVQLPLLPSLGYHQCRWNYNDIKDVLDVSAKFDEFGIPYDSIWLDIEYADKKQYFTWDPENFDQPGKMLETLDRTGRNLVVIIDPHLKKGYEISDEVIRKNIAMKDSKDSVFSGHCWPGESVWIDTLNPESQPFWNQAHEKFMLSSKHKNLHLWNDMNEPSVFDGPETSAPKDNLHYGQWEHRSIHNLFGLTYHEATHKALLNRFPAQRPFILTRSYFAGSQRTAAMWTGDNMSKWEYLKASIPMVLTSNVVGMPFAGADVGGFFGNPSPELLTRWYQTGIWYPFFRAHAHIDSRRREPWLIGDPYTVYIRDAIRLRYALLPVWYTSFYQASLSGSPIMKPLFYEAQNSSDELIFEIDDEFFIGDSGILVKPVTTEGQTQVEFYIPKDGEDGSIYYDFTNGKIGEKITESTVTVAAGLDRIPMLLKGGSIVPMKSRYRRSTKLMKHDPYTLVIALDADGKAKGNLYIDDGETIGGSYKYITIKADINSGISLEIEGDYEKDAINIETIIIAGVPKEHIKDTTVSSGKIQHSGSSHLTIVHPTKFPLLFGDADTKIPHHDEL from the coding sequence atgAGGCTGCTAAAGTTGCAATTGGTGGCGTTGTTTCTACTCATTGGTTTAGGATCGGCTGTTAAAGAACATTTGTTCAAAACATGTGCACAAGCGGGCTTTTGTCACCGGAACCGATATTATGCTGAGCAAGTTAGCAACAACCAGAACTTTGTTTCACCATACTCTGTGAAACAGGATTCAGTCTATCTAGATGAGATTGATAAAGTGATACATGGGGAGATAATAAAGAGAATACCAGAACCAAGATCaggacaaggacaaggacaGAGACATGGTAAGCTGGTGAGCTTACCGTTTGAGATTAGCTTTGTAGAAGATAGTTTCCGGTTCAAGATggatgaaaaaattgacagTAGACAGCCTCAGAGTGAAGTGGTCAATTCCAAAAGGTATAATGAAACTTCGAAATGGGCTTTTACTGATAGCATCAACGTTGGTGTACCTTCACTTGAATTGACAAAAGATTCGGCAGTAATTGGCTTtgcacaacaacaagtggTTTTACAATTTCAACCATTTAAATtatctttttactttaatGGCGAAGAGCAGTTGGTTTTTAATGAGCAACAATTCTTAAACTTTGAACACTGGAGACTGCAAGATGACAACGAAAACAACTTGTTGCCTGAAGAAACCGCTTATGATATGTTTTCAGACTCATTCGGCGACTCTAGAGCGGACTCCTTGCCATTTGGTCCGGAATCAATTGCTGCAGACTTTACACTTAAAGGGTTTCTGAATCTCTATGGTATTCCAGAACACGCAGActcattgttgttgaaagaTACGATAAATGCAGAACCTTATAGATTGTACAATGTGGACATTTTTGAATATGAAGTGGACTCTCGTTTGCCAATGTACGGGTCAATACCTCTTTTATTTGGTGTCAAAAAAGATGTTGCTTTGGGAATCTTTTGGATCAATAGCGCAGACTCATTTATTGATATCCtgaggaaaggaaagaacaaagagtCAACTTCATCTAGTTCCTTTGATTCTACTAATTCATCTGTTCACTGGATGTCTGAAAATGGTGTGCTCgatttcatcattattatgGAGTCCAAAGCTGCAGACTTAAATAGAGTTTACGGGAAGATAACAGGTAATGTACAGTTACCACTCTTGCCTAGCTTGGGCTACCATCAGTGTAGATGGAATTACAACGACATCAAGGATGTTCTTGACGTTAGTGCCAAGTTTGACGAGTTTGGTATACCATATGATAGCATTTGGCTAGACATTGAGTATGCAGACAAGAAACAATATTTTACATGGGATCCTGAGAACTTTGATCAACCAGGCAAAATGTTGGAGACATTGGATAGGACTGGAAGGAACTtggttgttattattgacCCACACTTGAAAAAGGGCTACGAAATAAGTGATGAGGTTATACGCAAAAACATTGCCATGAAGGACTCAAAAGATTCGGTATTCAGTGGCCATTGCTGGCCCGGAGAATCGGTTTGGATTGATACCTTGAACCCCGAATCTCAACCATTTTGGAACCAAGCACATGAAAAATTCATGTTATCCAGTAAGCACAAGAACTTGCATCTATGGAATGATATGAACGAGCCGTCGGTGTTTGATGGACCAGAAACTAGTGCGCCAAAGGATAACCTTCATTATGGACAATGGGAGCACCGTTCAATCCATAATCTCTTTGGTCTCACCTACCATGAAGCCACACACAAGGCTTTGTTGAATAGGTTTCCTGCTCAAAGACCATTTATATTGACACGTTCATACTTTGCCGGTAGTCAAAGAACTGCAGCAATGTGGACTGGTGACAACATGTCCAAATGGGAATACCTCAAGGCATCAATACCTATGGTGCTCACATCCAACGTTGTTGGTATGCCGTTTGCAGGTGCCGATGTTGGTGGTTTCTTTGGAAACCCTTCACCAGAATTACTTACTAGATGGTACCAAACAGGTATTTGGTATCCATTTTTCAGAGCTCATGCTCATATTGACTCTAGAAGAAGGGAGCCATGGTTGATTGGAGATCCATACACTGTATATATCAGAGATGCTATTAGATTGCGTTATGCATTATTGCCAGTTTGGTATACCAGCTTTTACCAGGCTTCGCTTAGTGGGTCTCCAATAATGAAACCATTGTTTTACGAAGCTCAAAACTCGAGCGACGAGTTAATTTTTGAGATTGATGATGAGTTCTTTATTGGTGATTCGGGTATTTTGGTGAAACCTGTTACCACCGAGGGGCAGACTCAAGTTGAGTTTTATATACCAAAGGATGGTGAAGATGGATCTATTTATTATGACTTTACAAATGGAAAAATTGGAGAAAAGATTACCGAGTCCACCGTTACTGTTGCAGCAGGGCTCGACCGCATCCCCATGTTATTAAAAGGAGGATCAATAGTTCCTATGAAGTCTAGATATAGAAGATCTACAAAATTGATGAAGCACGATCCTTATACTTTAGTTATAGCTCTTGATGCCGATGGAAAAGCCAAAGGTAATCTTTATATTGACGATGGTGAAACTATTGGAGGATCATACAAGTACATCACCATCAAGGCTGATATCAACTCTGGTATATCGTTGGAAATTGAAGGAGATTACGAAAAGGATGCAATaaatattgaaaccatAATCATTGCAGGTGTACCAAAAGAACACATTAAAGATACAACTGTAAGTTCGGGAAAGATTCAGCATAGTGGATCGTCGCATTTAACAATTGTTCATCCAACAAAGTTCCCATTATTGTTTGGAGATGCTGATACTAAAATTCCTCATCATGATGAGTTGTAA